The nucleotide sequence ATACGAAGCACCAAAATACAAAGcacccaagtacgaagcaccaaagtacACTCCTAAATACGAAGCGCCAAAGTATACTCCTAAATATGTCtacgcatctccaccaccaccggcttacgtcgcccccaagtacgaagcaccagtGTACACCCCTAAGTACGTCtacgcatctccaccaccaccggcctacgtcgcccccaagtacgaagcaccagtGTACACCCCTAAGTACGTCtacgcatctccaccaccaccggcttacgtcgcccccaagtacgaagcaccagtGTACACCCCTAAGTACGTCtacgcatctccaccaccaccggcttacgtcgcccccaagtacgaagcaccaaaatACACCCTTAAGTATGTCtacgcatctccaccaccaccggcttacatcgcccccaagtacgaagcaccaaagtacACCCCTAAGTACATCTATACGTCTCCACCACCACCGGCTTATGTTgctcccaagtacgaagcaccaaaatACACCCCTAAGTACGTCTATgcgtctccaccaccaccagcttacgTCGCTCCCAAATACGAAGCACCAAAGTATACTCCTAAATCTTCCtacccatctccaccaccaccagcttacgTCGCTCCTTATTACTAGAAATTAGTTTTAGTGCTTATCCAAAGATCTTTCTACTGTCCCCTCTAAAAACATCATGTTCctagctaacatcattcatccagtGTTACATCGTTTATAAGGTATGTACCTGACATCCCCTCATTCACCAAactgttatttgatttttattgtGAGTTTCAATTATGTTTGTTTCTGCAATTTATATCAAAATGAAACTTTTATAGGTTGCAGATATATGTTCACTAATGAAATTTCATTTCCTTTTCGATTTAATGTTTCTGCATTATGATGCAATATAAATCCAACATATGTGGTTGTCCTTTATTGGGTCCTTCAGTgtaataaattgtttttaatgTCTTTTGAATCATAGTAGATTTGCATTCTAACATGTCTCATTTCGCATCAAATCTCCAGCTACCTTATTCATCACATATTTTCTTTGGTGTGATTCCAAATTCAGTGCGCCATTGCTGCAGTCCATCAACGATTACCCATCCTTGGCTAAACTCGTATCCCCTTTTCCAATAGATTTCAGCCAACTAAGATTTTAAGCCAAAATTGTGCAGATGAGCGCAACTGATCAATTATGTCAAACATATAGTAATTGTCTATTCTTATATCAAGAAAAACCCTTCTCTATTCCATGGTGTCTTTGTAGTTGTGCATCATTCATGTTGTTGACATTAGAAATAACCCCTGACATATGCTTTCCTAAAGATATCTCTCTTTTCCAAGACTCGAGCGCCTTCACCATTATAGAGTTAATTTTACCAATGGTTGCTGGAATGAGCAATTCTATTCTAATTGTGAATTCCTTGAAGATCTTCTAACCGGATTCTGCAATTGGATTGACGAGAGGAGCTTCTGTATTCGAAATCCCACACTGAAAAGTCTTGA is from Papaver somniferum cultivar HN1 unplaced genomic scaffold, ASM357369v1 unplaced-scaffold_8, whole genome shotgun sequence and encodes:
- the LOC113344824 gene encoding extensin-2-like, encoding MARISACLVHALTLFVLIHVALAEYEPYTPNKETPYKKPVVDLTVEAYLPKYEAPKYVYATPPPPAYVAPKYEAPKYTPKYVYTSPPPPAYVAPKYEAPKYTPKYDAPKYEAPKYTPKYEAPKYEAPKYKAPKYEAPKYTPKYEAPKYTPKYVYASPPPPAYVAPKYEAPVYTPKYVYASPPPPAYVAPKYEAPVYTPKYVYASPPPPAYVAPKYEAPVYTPKYVYASPPPPAYVAPKYEAPVYTPKYVYASPPPPAYVAPKYEAPKYTLKYVYASPPPPAYIAPKYEAPKYTPKYIYTSPPPPAYVAPKYEAPKYTPKYVYASPPPPAYVAPKYEAPKYTPKSSYPSPPPPAYVAPYY